One stretch of Leptospira mtsangambouensis DNA includes these proteins:
- a CDS encoding penicillin-binding protein activator LpoB, whose product MKQILFSFLLVGFLFQCSSSPKRLDNADDYISDSGGLTSQELVKAADKLAGQIGEYFKENPHEEGVFVAHFPTRNDTSEQIQTELFDNAFVSKLIKSKIYTVRTKTREQSLNEIQFSLSGLTSNRLSIGKLKSPNFFVRCDINENMFTSNGEKIVEQSINIELVEVETTIAVWSEKVSYRKLAVRGNKGVSW is encoded by the coding sequence ATGAAACAAATTCTTTTCTCCTTTCTCTTAGTAGGATTCTTATTCCAATGCAGTAGCAGTCCCAAACGACTCGACAACGCTGATGATTATATCTCCGACTCAGGTGGGCTTACCAGCCAGGAATTGGTGAAAGCTGCCGATAAACTCGCAGGCCAAATCGGGGAATACTTCAAAGAAAACCCACATGAAGAAGGCGTATTTGTTGCCCATTTCCCTACCCGTAACGATACTTCAGAACAAATCCAAACAGAACTTTTTGACAATGCCTTTGTTTCTAAACTCATCAAAAGCAAAATTTATACAGTTCGTACAAAAACCAGAGAACAATCACTCAATGAAATTCAGTTCAGTTTGTCCGGTCTTACTTCCAATCGTCTTTCCATTGGAAAATTAAAATCTCCCAATTTCTTTGTTCGTTGTGATATCAATGAAAATATGTTCACATCTAACGGTGAAAAAATTGTAGAGCAGTCCATCAACATTGAACTTGTGGAAGTAGAAACTACGATTGCTGTTTGGTCTGAAAAAGTTTCCTATCGAAAATTAGCAGTTCGAGGAAATAAAGGGGTTAGCTGGTAA